In the Styela clava chromosome 8, kaStyClav1.hap1.2, whole genome shotgun sequence genome, one interval contains:
- the LOC120325937 gene encoding uncharacterized protein LOC120325937: MKISIIFILFFLITSSWSQDETVFHCSPKPGCNIAQCDSVAVGWDRPGFNIDNHLHDKEYPITCKSNSTVLSWLDLAARNLDITNIRIGLEKLEDKFYEKIESFGKEISENNESLNQIGDQSTKINNLMRRTTKQSDEIRKLKKDLVEIQEMNEKLVEDNEKMKKAISQIERKLSVMEKPLHAQNKSGQITRPTKNTNTTLKPTTKTLTTVEPTAKTRTTLKPTPPPENCKLKVGNICYFLMMPGKWDVAYKKAVDICKKLNANVGLIRNMNSYNAILNYLRRNIPEGKREILIWTGMKFNPMIGDVTPADSFIKWFPGDPLMGIDYKDRTNVYIIVDSNTNAHYQGMVNVPPTWKKHGVICEILI; encoded by the exons ATGAAAAtctcaatcatttttattttattcttccTCATCACTTCATCCTGGTCTCAAGATGAAACAGTGTTTCACTGCTCACCTAAACCGGGCTGTAATATTGCACAATGTGATTCCGTTGCAGTAGGATGGGACAGACCAGGTTTCAACATCGATAACCATCTGCATGACAAAGAGTATCCGATAACATGCAAGTCCAATAGTACTGTTCTTAGCTGGCTTGATCTCGCAGCCAGAAATTTGG ATATCACGAATATCAGAATAGGATTGGAAAAGTTGGaagataaattttatgaaaaaattgagagTTTCGGGAAAGAAATTTCTG AAAATAACGAATCTCTCAACCAAATTGGAGATCAATCAACTAAAATAAACAATCTAATGAGGAGAACCACGAAGCAGTCTGATGAGAtcaggaaattgaaaaaag actTGGTTGAAATccaagaaatgaatgaaaagttGGTAGAAGACaacgaaaaaatgaagaaag CGATATCCCAGATTGAACGAAAACTTTCCGTTATGGAGAAGCCTCTGCATGCTCAAAATAAATCCGGGCAGATAACCAGACCAACAAAAAATACTAACACAACATTGAAACCAACAACGAAGACTCTAACAACAGTGGAACCAACAGCAAAGACTAGAACGACATTGAAACCAACTCCTCCTCCAG AAAACTGCAAATTAAAGGTTGGAAACATCTGCTATTTCCTTATGATGCCAGGTAAATGGGATGTCGCCTACAAAAAAGcagttgatatttgtaagaaacTTAACGCAAATGTTGGCTTGATTCGAAATATGAACTCTTACAATGCAATACTGAATTACTTGAGAAGGAATATTCCGGAAGGAAAGCGTGAAATTTTGATATGGACAGGAATGAAGTTTAATCCAATG ATTGGTGACGTCACACCTGCAGATTCATTCATTAAATGGTTTCCAGGTGATCCATTAATGGGAATTGATTATAAAGATCGTACAAACGTTTATATCATTGTTGATTCCAACACGAATGCTCATTATCAAGGGATGGTGAATGTTCCTCCTACCTGGAAGAAGCATGGAGTGATTTGTGAGATACTGATATAA